A region of Argentina anserina chromosome 5, drPotAnse1.1, whole genome shotgun sequence DNA encodes the following proteins:
- the LOC126796500 gene encoding mitogen-activated protein kinase kinase kinase 20-like codes for MAIVREKVKRRVMAAKKTKAKVMGSGNNWIRGMGTKKSKAAELSLGSGLRWVRGDKIGEGGFGSVFVAFSNEIDVKLLHMPVSMAIKSAKVKDSDPIKYEFEVFKEMDGESCRFIIEHYGEEVTSSNRGEQVYNLAMEIAWGSLARLLEVRGFRGLEECHVRSFTGDILKGVRHIHNAGFVHCDLKPDNILLVKYVYDDDEDRPVTFTAKVGDLGLVKKEEVGERWKGTPPYLSPETVSDNKQKKPSDIWAVGLIVLELLTGERPRSHFYDDESDTLYVLDGFEPKIPDTISSLAGEFIGFCLQEVPEHRWTVEELLTHPFVADFRESESD; via the coding sequence ATGGCTATTGTCAGAGAGAAAGTGAAGAGGAGAGTGATGGCAGCCAAGAAGACTAAGGCGAAAGTGATGGGTTCTGGTAATAACTGGATCAGAGGGATGGGAACCAAGAAGAGTAAGGCGGCGGAACTGAGCTTGGGTTCCGGGTTGAGATGGGTCAGAGGAGACAAGATCGGAGAGGGAGGCTTCGGCTCCGTTTTCGTTGCATTTTCCAACGAGATAGATGTCAAACTTCTACACATGCCTGTATCCATGGCGATCAAGTCGGCAAAAGTGAAAGATTCAGATCCCATCAAGTACGAGTTTGAGGTTTTTAAAGAGATGGATGGTGAATCTTGCCGCTTCATTATCGAGCACTACGGAGAAGAGGTCACGAGCAGTAACAGAGGTGAACAAGTCTACAACTTGGCTATGGAGATTGCTTGGGGAAGCCTTGCAAGGTTGCTCGAGGTGCGTGGTTTTCGGGGGTTGGAGGAGTGCCACGTGAGGAGCTTCACGGGTGATATTCTTAAAGGAGTTCGGCACATTCATAACGCTGGGTTTGTACACTGTGACCTGAAACCAGACAACATATTGCTCGtgaaatatgtatatgatgatgatgaagataggcCGGTTACTTTTACGGCCAAAGTGGGAGATTTGGGGTTGGTTAAGAAAGAGGAAGTTGGGGAAAGATGGAAAGGCACACCACCCTACCTGTCGCCGGAGACGGTCTCCGACAACAAGCAAAAAAAGCCTAGCGACATATGGGCAGTGGGTTTGATTGTTCTAGAATTGCTTACAGGGGAGCGGCCTCGGAGTCATTTCTATGATGATGAGAGCGATACTCTCTACGTTCTTGACGGTTTCGAGCCTAAAATTCCCGACACAATATCGAGTCTTGCTGGGGAGTTTATCGGTTTTTGCCTACAAGAGGTACCGGAGCATAGATGGACTGTTGAAGAACTTCTCACCCATCCATTTGTGGCAGATTTTAGGGAATCTGAGTCTGACTAG
- the LOC126796505 gene encoding TMV resistance protein N-like, whose product MAASSSTSSSGGHWKYDVFLSFRGEDTRKSFVCHLYKALEQKAIRTFIDSEKLKKGNQISELLNAIADSNISVVVLSQNYATSAWCLKEVVKIMECCDNDEKKQTVVPIFYEVDPSDVRKLKNKFGAAFTVYEGDPNLDVKEVETWKAALKRIANLSGWDSRQYQYVWLYQKGYSSSNHLYFFISSIHKP is encoded by the exons ATGGCCGCTTCTTCATCTACATCTTCTTCCGGCGGTCACTGGAAGTACGATGTCTTCCTCAGTTTTCGAGGGGAGGACACTCGCAAAAGCTTCGTTTGCCATCTCTACAAAGCTCTAGAACAGAAAGCCATCCGCACCTTCATCGATTCTGAGAAGCTCAAAAAAGGCAACCAAATTTCCGAGCTACTCAACGCAATTGCCGATTCGAATATTTCGGTTGTAGTCTTGTCTCAAAACTATGCCACTTCCGCTTGGTGTTTGAAAGAGGTCGTCAAAATCATGGAGTGCTGTGATAATGATGAGAAGAAGCAGACTGTGGTGCCCATTTTCTATGAAGTAGATCCCTCTGATGTTCGGAAATTGAAGAACAAGTTTGGTGCTGCTTTTACCGTATATGAAGGAGATCCCAACCTCGACGTGAAAGAAGTGGAGACATGGAAAGCTGCACTTAAGAGAATCGCGAATCTATCTGGCTGGGATTCGCGACAGTATCA ATATGTATGGTTGTATCAAAAGGGTTACTCTAGTTCAAAccatctttattttttcatctctTCCATTCATAAACCTTGA
- the LOC126795653 gene encoding LOW QUALITY PROTEIN: NADPH-dependent pterin aldehyde reductase (The sequence of the model RefSeq protein was modified relative to this genomic sequence to represent the inferred CDS: substituted 1 base at 1 genomic stop codon): MDWAEKREERHNVVPTKAANAGRTVLITGVSKGLGRALAVEMAKRGHTIIGCSRSQDKLISLQSELSSDNHLFLPADVVRTLSSSSLKELARVVMEKKGVPDIVVNNAGVINSNNRLWEVPAEQFDSVVDTNVKGVANVLRHFIPLMLKRDPAPATGIIVNMSSGWGRSGAAHVAPYCASKWAVEGLTRSVAKELPKDMGIVALNPGVIHADMLESCFGPQNMDSYPEPRVXAVKAATMILHLTPADNGASLTV; the protein is encoded by the exons ATGGATTGGGCCG agaagagagaagagaggcaTAACGTGGTGCCTACCAAAGCAGCCAATGCCGGTCGGACCGTTCTTATAACCGGAGTTAGCAAAGGCCTTGGCCGCGCACTCGCCGTCGAGATGGCCAAAAGGGGCCACACCATTATCGGCTGCTCCCGTTCTCAGGATAAGCTCATTTCCCTCCAGTCCGAACTCTCCTCCGACAACCACCTCTTCCTCCCCGCCGACGTCGTCCGtactctctcctcctcctccctcaA GGAGCTGGCTCGTGTTGTGATGGAGAAGAAGGGCGTCCCCGACATCGTGGTCAACAACGCCGGAGTCATTAACAGCAACAACAGGCTCTGGGAGGTTCCGGCCGAGCAGTTCGACAGCGTCGTTGACACCAATGTCAAGGGCGTCGCCAACGTCTTGCGCCACTTCATTCCTCTGATGCTCAAGCGGGACCCGGCTCCGGCCACCGGAATCATTGTCAACATGTCCTCCGGCTGGGGCAGATCCGGCGCCGCTCACGTGGCGCCTTACTGCGCCTCGAAATGGGCCGTGGAGGGTCTGACCCGCTCGGTGGCCAAGGAGTTGCCCAAGGACATGGGCATTGTGGCTCTCAACCCGGGGGTGATTCACGCTGACATGCTTGAATCTTGCTTCGGACCGCAGAATATGGATAGTTACCCGGAGCCTCGTGTGTGAGCTGTCAAGGCTGCTACAATGATATTGCATCTCACCCCAGCTGACAATGGTGCTTCTCtcaccgtttga
- the LOC126796492 gene encoding uncharacterized protein LOC126796492 encodes MVREKTVASFYWRLRESAKASSGSPLLIFPSTSDVDSLCALKIILHVLESDSVGYSCYPVSSFQDIHKYAGLSEENPITILLINWGCHRDLRRLLGLSPLSRVFVVDSHRPIHLHNLSEQNESVVVLYTQEDELQGDLAYDFHDVSALANASDLNSDDELDGDSESGDGDGSRKKRRVSEEEEEQGPEKLFKRLKKKYYHLGSFHGKPSGCLMYDLAHSLRKNTNELLWLSCVSLTDQFVHHRLTDERYQAAVMELEQLIISSGTLEAVTSVTDRIAFEDVPRLMLLHEWNLFESMKCSSYSATKMKTWNDKGISRLIFLLARMGFALEDCQQKFSFMNVEVKRRMKAQFEQLLPEYGLTDFYYRSFLRIHGYGSRVYAADVVYGVTALLESFVESDGSCAAKQFGVAYDALSLNNLDKLKAGMQKAILVQRAIARQGSRAVTNIRTGTKFVSVKLEDSVDAKLLGYPQALTKFCYFLMDALKEKGARMKPLVCACLAQDPKKMIVVGVCGKPRVGAVKGNSFGLAFRSAAQEISAEFFHEMFESSWIILDSNSFDPFMKSLMLNCSRTSPGKMF; translated from the coding sequence ATGGTTAGAGAGAAAACAGTAGCCTCCTTCTACTGGAGGCTCCGTGAATCGGCGAAAGCCTCATCTGGTTCCCCACTGCTGATATTCCCGTCGACTTCAGATGTCGACTCTCTCTGTGCTCTCAAAATCATTCTTCATGTTCTCGAATCCGATTCCGTCGGGTACTCGTGTTATCCGGTGTCTTCCTTTCAGGACATTCACAAGTACGCAGGGCTGTCGGAGGAGAATCCGATTACTATTCTTTTGATCAACTGGGGATGCCACCGCGACCTGAGGAGGCTGCTCGGTTTGTCCCCATTGTCGCGTGTTTTCGTGGTGGACAGTCACCGCCCCATTCATCTGCATAATCTGAGTGAGCAGAACGAGAGCGTGGTTGTGCTTTATACCCAGGAAGATGAGCTGCAGGGAGATTTAGCCTACGATTTTCATGATGTCTCGGCATTGGCTAATGCGAGTGACTTGAATAGTGATGATGAGCTGGATGGAGATAGTGAGAGTGGGGATGGGGATGGTTCGAGAAAGAAGAGGAGGGtgtctgaagaagaagaagaacaaggccCGGAGAAGCTTTTCAAGAGGTTGAAGAAGAAATACTACCATTTGGGTTCTTTTCATGGTAAGCCTTCTGGGTGTTTGATGTATGATTTGGCGCATTCGTTGAGGAAGAATACAAACGAGTTGCTTTGGTTgtcttgtgtttctttgacGGATCAGTTTGTACACCATAGGCTCACTGATGAGAGGTACCAGGCTGCTGTCATGGAGCTTGAGCAGCTCATTATCAGCTCAGGGACTTTGGAGGCTGTGACTTCAGTGACAGATAGAATTGCATTTGAAGATGTACCTAGGCTGATGCTGTTACATGAATGGAATTTATTTGAATCCATGAAATGTTCCTCATACTCTGCAACCAAAATGAAGACGTGGAATGACAAAGGAATCTCTAGGCTTATTTTTCTACTGGCAAGGATGGGATTTGCGCTCGAGGATTGCCAACAGAAGTTCTCATTCATGAATGTTGAGGTAAAAAGGAGGATGAAAGCTCAATTCGAACAGCTTTTACCTGAATATGGACTCACTGATTTCTACTACCGGAGCTTTTTGCGTATCCATGGCTATGGCTCAAGGGTATATGCAGCGGATGTGGTTTATGGAGTTACAGCTTTGCTTGAATCGTTTGTGGAATCAGATGGTTCTTGTGCTGCCAAGCAGTTTGGGGTGGCTTATGATGCACTGTCATTGAACAATCTTGATAAGCTGAAAGCTGGAATGCAGAAAGCAATTCTGGTACAAAGGGCAATTGCTAGACAAGGAAGTAGAGCAGTAACGAATATAAGGACTGGAACGAAATTTGTGTCGGTGAAACTCGAAGACTCTGTAGATGCAAAACTATTGGGGTACCCCCAGGCATTGACAAAATTCTGCTATTTTCTGATGGATGCTCTGAAAGAGAAGGGAGCTAGAATGAAACCTCTGGTTTGTGCTTGTTTGGCACAAGATCCCAAGAAGATGATCGTAGTTGGTGTTTGTGGGAAGCCTCGAGTCGGAGCAGTCAAAGGAAATTCATTTGGACTTGCATTCCGAAGTGCAGCCCAGGAGATTTCTGCAGAGTTCTTCCATGAGATGTTTGAGTCTTCATGGATCATCCTGGACTCAAATTCATTTGACCCCTTTATGAAAAGCTTGATGTTGAATTGTTCTAGAACTTCCCCAGGCAAAATGTTTTGA